The Chryseobacterium nakagawai genome has a segment encoding these proteins:
- the infC gene encoding translation initiation factor IF-3 yields the protein MINDKIRVRELRLVGDNVEPGIYPIDKARQIAAEQELDLVVISDKAEPFIARVLEYKKFLYEQKKKQKELKAKQVKVVVKEIRFGPQTDDHDYEFKKKHAEKFLEEGSKLKTYVFFKGRSIIFKDQGEILLLKLAQELEHVGKVDQLPKLEGKRMIMMMSPKKPAK from the coding sequence TTGATCAACGATAAAATTCGTGTGAGAGAGCTTCGTTTGGTGGGCGATAACGTAGAGCCGGGAATTTATCCAATTGACAAAGCAAGACAGATTGCGGCGGAACAAGAATTGGATCTAGTAGTAATTTCTGACAAGGCAGAACCTTTTATTGCAAGAGTATTGGAATATAAAAAATTCTTATACGAGCAAAAGAAAAAACAGAAGGAACTTAAAGCTAAGCAAGTAAAAGTGGTAGTAAAAGAGATTCGTTTCGGACCTCAGACTGATGACCATGATTATGAATTCAAAAAGAAGCATGCTGAGAAATTCCTTGAAGAAGGTTCTAAATTGAAGACCTACGTATTTTTTAAAGGACGTTCGATCATCTTTAAGGATCAGGGAGAAATCTTACTTTTAAAACTGGCTCAGGAACTAGAGCATGTTGGTAAAGTAGATCAGCTTCCTAAACTTGAAGGAAAGAGAATGATTATGATGATGAGTCCTAAAAAACCGGCAAAATAA
- the thrS gene encoding threonine--tRNA ligase, translated as MIKITLPDNSVKEFEGAVTPLDVAKSISEGLARNTISAIVNDKQVEITTPITTDSTVQLLTWNDDLGKKAFWHSSAHLLAQAILEFYPNAKLTIGPAIENGFYYDVDFGDESLSEKDFEKIEKKVLENAKKGSTFSLYPVSKEEALKTYADNPYKVELISNLNDGEITFVTHDNFTDLCRGGHIPNTGIVKAVKILNAAGAYWRGNEKNPQLTRVYGISFPKQKELTEYLERLEEAKRRDHRKLGKELGIFAFSEKVGAGLPLWLPKGTALRRKLENFLSDAQKKGGYEFVMSPHIGAKELYVTSGHWDKYGADSFQPIKTPNEGEEFLLKPMNCPHHCEIYKTSQWSYRDLPKRYAEFGTVYRYEQSGELHGLTRVRGFTQDDAHLFCTPDQLSEEFEKVIDLTLYVFKSLGFEDFVTQVSLRDPENREKYIGSDENWEKAESAIINAAQKKGLKTVVEYGEAAFYGPKLDFMVKDALGRKWQLGTIQVDYNLPERFDLHYIGNDNEKHRPVMIHRAPFGSMERFIAILLENTAGDFPLWLSPDQFIILPISEKYVDYAKKVSQFLENHDISGQIDDRNEKTGKKIRDAELKKIPFMLVVGENEEKEGTISVRRRGEGDLGVMNLDDFAAYFKKEAAI; from the coding sequence ATGATAAAAATTACACTTCCAGACAATAGTGTCAAAGAATTCGAGGGAGCAGTTACTCCTCTAGATGTGGCAAAATCTATAAGCGAGGGATTGGCTAGAAATACCATTTCCGCAATTGTTAATGATAAACAAGTAGAAATAACCACACCTATAACCACGGATTCTACGGTACAACTTTTGACCTGGAATGATGATCTTGGAAAGAAAGCGTTCTGGCATTCTTCTGCCCACCTTTTGGCACAGGCTATCCTTGAATTTTATCCTAATGCTAAATTGACTATTGGTCCGGCAATTGAAAACGGATTCTACTATGATGTGGATTTCGGGGATGAAAGCTTATCTGAAAAAGATTTTGAAAAGATTGAAAAGAAAGTTCTTGAAAATGCAAAGAAAGGATCAACGTTCTCTTTATATCCGGTTTCTAAAGAAGAAGCTTTAAAGACCTATGCAGACAACCCTTACAAAGTAGAACTAATCTCTAATCTGAATGATGGGGAAATCACTTTTGTAACTCACGATAACTTCACCGATTTATGTCGTGGAGGGCACATTCCGAATACAGGAATTGTAAAAGCTGTTAAAATTTTAAATGCTGCAGGAGCGTATTGGAGAGGAAATGAAAAGAATCCTCAATTAACAAGAGTTTATGGTATTTCTTTCCCTAAGCAGAAAGAGCTTACTGAATATCTTGAAAGATTAGAAGAAGCTAAAAGAAGAGACCACAGAAAGCTTGGTAAAGAGCTTGGTATTTTCGCATTCTCTGAAAAAGTAGGTGCTGGTTTACCTCTTTGGTTGCCAAAAGGAACTGCTTTAAGAAGAAAATTGGAAAATTTCCTTAGTGATGCTCAGAAAAAAGGAGGATATGAATTTGTAATGTCTCCACACATTGGAGCTAAAGAACTGTACGTAACTTCCGGCCACTGGGATAAGTATGGAGCAGATAGCTTCCAGCCGATCAAAACGCCGAATGAAGGAGAAGAATTCTTATTGAAGCCTATGAACTGCCCGCACCACTGTGAAATTTACAAAACCTCACAATGGAGCTACAGGGATCTTCCTAAAAGATATGCAGAATTCGGAACTGTATACAGATATGAGCAAAGTGGAGAACTTCACGGATTAACAAGGGTTCGTGGATTTACTCAGGATGATGCTCACTTATTCTGTACTCCGGATCAGCTTTCTGAAGAATTTGAAAAAGTAATTGATTTAACGCTTTATGTTTTCAAATCACTAGGTTTTGAAGATTTTGTAACTCAGGTTTCTTTAAGAGATCCTGAAAACAGAGAAAAATATATCGGTTCTGATGAGAACTGGGAAAAAGCAGAGAGTGCCATTATCAATGCTGCTCAGAAGAAAGGTTTAAAAACAGTTGTTGAATACGGTGAAGCTGCATTCTATGGCCCTAAACTTGACTTCATGGTGAAAGATGCATTGGGAAGAAAATGGCAACTTGGAACGATCCAGGTAGATTATAACTTACCGGAAAGATTTGATCTTCACTATATTGGAAATGATAACGAGAAGCACAGACCGGTAATGATCCACAGAGCGCCTTTTGGTTCTATGGAGCGTTTTATCGCAATCTTATTGGAGAATACTGCCGGAGATTTCCCATTATGGTTGAGCCCAGATCAGTTTATTATTCTTCCAATCAGTGAAAAGTATGTAGATTATGCAAAAAAAGTTTCACAATTTTTGGAAAATCACGATATTAGCGGTCAGATTGATGACAGAAACGAGAAAACGGGTAAAAAGATCCGTGATGCTGAATTAAAGAAGATTCCTTTCATGCTTGTAGTAGGAGAAAATGAAGAAAAAGAAGGCACGATTTCTGTAAGAAGACGTGGTGAAGGAGATCTTGGAGTAATGAATCTGGACGATTTCGCAGCTTACTTCAAAAAAGAAGCAGCCATTTAA
- a CDS encoding DUF4932 domain-containing protein, which translates to MKKALFILVSLSSTFSFSQKKTSKFFVDYNKNVETYFLAEILSAEHRKNNKDFELYKIKECSVYQPIVNNVLKKYEHLKNSEIAVATAKINDILMEKYGSGNDVLMKPLMYHKEFPATEWINDYQFHNNNLTEKQNKEATQLIKNYLSELSKFYTKENIGQFFIENKAFYKGGEAEYYRHIPVGFTDAMEQFYGERFDSYTILISPMMMWPIEDHEGRGIGTNIISKSGKTDIYEIASPFVRAEKQGQFGYDNQFQARFLSVHEFGHSFVNKEVYPHKDQLEKFKDLFEKSNLKEIMIKTGGYGDYQTCVAEHLVRLGEIQTAKIQKDFERAKKLEDYHLKNNFIFLPLLEEKVKEYNSNRKKYKKFGDFVPQLLEVFEKTNIEFINNALDQNKK; encoded by the coding sequence ATGAAAAAAGCACTGTTTATTTTAGTTTCGCTGAGTTCCACATTTAGTTTTTCACAGAAAAAAACATCTAAATTTTTCGTTGATTACAATAAAAATGTTGAGACTTATTTTCTTGCAGAAATTCTATCAGCAGAACACCGGAAAAACAATAAAGATTTTGAACTTTATAAAATAAAAGAATGTTCTGTTTATCAACCTATTGTAAATAATGTATTGAAAAAATATGAGCATCTGAAAAACTCAGAGATTGCCGTTGCAACAGCAAAAATTAATGATATTCTAATGGAAAAATACGGTTCTGGAAATGATGTTTTGATGAAACCGCTAATGTATCACAAGGAATTTCCAGCCACAGAATGGATCAATGATTATCAGTTTCATAATAATAATTTAACGGAGAAACAGAACAAAGAAGCAACTCAATTAATTAAAAATTATCTTTCCGAGCTTTCAAAATTTTATACAAAAGAAAATATTGGGCAATTTTTTATTGAAAACAAAGCCTTTTATAAAGGAGGAGAAGCTGAGTATTATAGACATATTCCTGTTGGATTTACTGATGCAATGGAACAATTCTATGGTGAACGTTTTGATTCCTATACCATTCTGATTTCTCCCATGATGATGTGGCCCATAGAAGATCATGAAGGAAGAGGGATTGGAACAAATATAATTTCTAAATCCGGTAAAACAGATATTTATGAAATAGCAAGTCCGTTTGTAAGAGCTGAAAAACAAGGACAGTTCGGATATGATAACCAGTTTCAGGCAAGGTTCCTAAGTGTTCATGAGTTTGGGCATTCCTTTGTTAATAAAGAAGTATATCCCCATAAAGATCAACTTGAAAAATTCAAGGATTTATTTGAAAAGTCAAATTTAAAGGAGATTATGATAAAAACCGGAGGATATGGAGATTACCAGACCTGTGTAGCTGAACATTTAGTTAGGCTTGGTGAAATTCAGACTGCAAAAATCCAGAAAGATTTTGAAAGAGCTAAAAAACTTGAAGACTATCATTTGAAAAACAATTTTATCTTCCTTCCCTTATTAGAGGAAAAGGTAAAAGAATATAATTCCAACAGAAAAAAATACAAGAAATTTGGGGACTTTGTTCCTCAATTGTTAGAGGTTTTTGAAAAAACAAATATTGAATTTATCAATAATGCATTAGATCAAAACAAGAAATAA
- a CDS encoding dipeptidase yields MNTINIDLHCDLLYHLLRSNSTIDDKELGCSLPYLQEGNVKLQVMAMYAGTGEGSTTYGLQQSELFSNLIKNENFFLFENGNYKNPENENRVGVIASIENASAFCDESQSLESGFKNLETIIENTQKVLYIGITHHLENRFGGGNSATAGLKEDGKVLIDYIADRKIAIDLAHTSDQLAYDIFSYIDQRNYSIPILASHSNYRAIYKNNRNLPDELAKEVINRKGLIGLNFIKDYIDLEQPERLYEHIQYGLDLGGENSIAYGADYFYWKDHPDTSRHPFFFEEHSNASVYLEINKEIEKRFFSELLEKISHKNALDFIENMYK; encoded by the coding sequence ATGAATACAATAAACATTGATCTACACTGTGACCTGTTATATCATTTACTAAGGTCAAACTCAACAATTGATGATAAAGAACTTGGATGTTCGCTGCCTTATTTACAGGAAGGAAATGTAAAACTTCAGGTAATGGCTATGTATGCCGGAACCGGTGAAGGAAGTACGACTTATGGATTGCAGCAAAGCGAATTGTTTTCAAATCTCATTAAAAATGAAAACTTTTTCCTGTTTGAAAATGGAAACTATAAAAATCCGGAGAATGAAAACCGGGTAGGAGTTATTGCATCCATTGAAAATGCATCTGCTTTCTGTGATGAAAGCCAAAGTCTGGAGTCAGGATTTAAGAATCTTGAAACTATTATTGAAAATACTCAGAAAGTGCTTTATATTGGAATTACCCACCATTTAGAAAATCGTTTCGGTGGTGGAAATAGTGCTACTGCCGGACTAAAAGAAGATGGAAAAGTTTTGATTGATTATATTGCAGACAGGAAAATTGCTATAGATTTGGCTCACACAAGTGATCAGTTGGCTTATGATATTTTCAGCTATATAGACCAGAGAAACTATTCAATTCCTATTCTGGCAAGCCATTCCAATTACAGGGCCATTTATAAAAATAACCGAAATCTTCCTGATGAATTGGCAAAAGAAGTTATTAATAGAAAGGGACTAATTGGTCTCAATTTTATCAAAGATTATATTGATCTTGAGCAGCCCGAAAGATTATATGAACATATCCAATATGGATTAGATCTGGGTGGAGAAAACAGTATTGCCTATGGAGCAGACTATTTCTATTGGAAAGATCACCCGGATACTTCCCGTCATCCGTTTTTCTTTGAAGAACACTCCAATGCATCAGTTTATCTGGAGATTAATAAAGAAATTGAAAAAAGGTTCTTTTCCGAATTGTTAGAAAAGATCAGTCACAAAAATGCATTGGATTTCATAGAGAATATGTATAAATAA
- a CDS encoding 2-isopropylmalate synthase, producing the protein MNSEKIEIFDTTLRDGEQVPGCKLNTRQKLIIAEKLDELGVDIIEAGFPISSPGDFESVSEISKLVRNAKVCGLTRANKKDIDTAAEALQFAKKPRIHTGIGTSDSHIKYKFNSTRENIIERAAEAVRYAKRYVEDVEFYAEDAGRTDNVYLAQVCEAVIKAGATVLNIPDTTGYCLPEEYGQKIKYLRENVKGIEKAVLSCHCHNDLGLATANSISGAINGARQIECTINGLGERAGNTALEEVVMILKQHKHLNLYTGVNAIMLNAMSTMVSDLMGMSVQPNKAIVGANAFAHSSGIHQDGVIKNRETYEIIDPAEVGVNASSIILTARSGRSALAYRFKHIGHDVTKDELDYLYQEFLKIADLKKEIGNEDLALIMETCSRKIG; encoded by the coding sequence ATGAATTCCGAAAAAATTGAAATTTTTGATACCACATTGCGAGATGGAGAACAGGTTCCTGGATGTAAATTGAATACAAGACAGAAACTGATTATTGCTGAAAAGCTTGATGAACTGGGAGTTGATATCATTGAAGCAGGATTCCCGATTTCCAGTCCGGGAGATTTTGAATCTGTTTCTGAAATTTCAAAACTCGTAAGAAATGCAAAAGTATGCGGATTGACAAGAGCCAACAAAAAAGATATTGATACTGCTGCAGAAGCTTTACAGTTTGCAAAAAAACCAAGAATACACACAGGAATCGGAACTTCTGATTCACATATCAAATATAAGTTCAACTCAACAAGAGAAAATATCATAGAACGTGCTGCAGAAGCAGTAAGATATGCCAAAAGATATGTAGAAGATGTAGAATTTTATGCAGAAGATGCAGGAAGAACAGATAATGTTTATCTGGCACAAGTTTGCGAAGCTGTCATTAAGGCTGGTGCTACTGTACTCAACATCCCTGATACTACAGGATATTGTTTGCCGGAAGAATACGGACAGAAAATTAAATATCTGAGAGAAAATGTAAAAGGGATTGAAAAAGCAGTGTTATCATGCCATTGCCACAATGATTTAGGGTTAGCAACAGCCAATTCTATTTCCGGAGCGATCAATGGAGCCCGTCAGATTGAATGTACGATTAACGGATTGGGAGAAAGAGCAGGTAATACGGCATTAGAAGAAGTCGTCATGATTTTGAAGCAACATAAACATTTGAATTTGTACACAGGCGTTAATGCTATCATGTTGAATGCAATGAGCACTATGGTATCTGATCTGATGGGAATGTCTGTACAGCCGAATAAAGCAATTGTAGGGGCGAATGCTTTTGCTCACAGTTCAGGAATTCATCAGGATGGTGTCATCAAAAATAGGGAAACGTATGAAATCATTGATCCGGCTGAAGTGGGTGTCAATGCTTCTTCTATCATTCTTACTGCAAGAAGCGGGCGCTCGGCGTTAGCTTATCGTTTTAAGCATATTGGTCATGATGTTACCAAAGATGAACTGGATTATCTATATCAGGAATTCTTAAAAATAGCAGACCTTAAAAAGGAGATAGGCAATGAAGATCTGGCATTGATCATGGAAACATGCAGCAGAAAAATAGGATAG
- the leuC gene encoding 3-isopropylmalate dehydratase large subunit: protein MNNDKKTLFDKVWDAHVVDTVPDGPQVIYIDKHLIHEVTSPQAFAELESRNLEIFRPDQIVATADHNVPTLHQEEPIRDELSRNQVQQLTENCQKNNIELFGLGHPYQGIVHIIAPELGITQPGMSIVCGDSHTSTHGAFGSIAFGIGTSQVAQVFASQCLLLNKPKSMRIIVNGKLNVNVQSKDVILYIISKIGTDGGTGYFCEYAGNVFEEMSMEGRMTVCNMSIEMGARGGMIAPDETTFEYVKGREFAPTGEDWNEKVAYWNTLKTDEDAVFDKELTFDAADIYPMITYGTNPGMGISIHETIPVPQNESEAKALQYMGLEAGQTPSSIKINYVFIGSCTNARIEDFRSAAQYIKGKSKSEAVKALIVPGSQQVVKQIYEEGLDKIFNEAGFQIRQPGCSACLAMNDDKIPEGEYCVSTSNRNFEGRQGQGSRTILASPLTAAKAAIEGRISAFESLN from the coding sequence ATGAACAACGATAAAAAGACACTTTTTGATAAAGTTTGGGATGCACATGTGGTAGATACTGTTCCTGATGGGCCACAAGTCATCTATATAGATAAACACCTGATCCATGAAGTAACCAGCCCACAGGCTTTTGCAGAACTTGAATCCAGAAATCTGGAGATATTCAGACCAGATCAGATTGTAGCTACTGCAGATCATAATGTACCCACGCTTCACCAGGAAGAGCCAATTCGTGATGAATTATCAAGAAACCAGGTTCAGCAATTGACTGAAAATTGTCAGAAAAATAATATTGAATTATTTGGATTGGGACATCCATATCAAGGAATTGTTCACATCATTGCTCCCGAACTTGGGATTACACAGCCAGGAATGAGCATTGTTTGTGGTGATAGCCATACATCAACTCATGGGGCATTTGGAAGCATTGCTTTTGGTATCGGAACCAGTCAGGTAGCTCAGGTTTTTGCCAGCCAATGCCTGTTGCTTAACAAGCCTAAATCGATGAGGATTATCGTAAATGGTAAGCTTAATGTGAATGTTCAATCTAAAGATGTTATTCTTTACATCATTTCAAAAATAGGAACAGACGGCGGAACAGGATATTTCTGTGAGTATGCCGGAAATGTTTTTGAAGAAATGTCAATGGAAGGTAGAATGACCGTTTGCAATATGAGTATTGAAATGGGAGCAAGAGGCGGAATGATCGCTCCTGATGAAACTACTTTTGAATACGTAAAAGGAAGAGAGTTTGCTCCAACAGGAGAAGATTGGAATGAAAAGGTGGCCTATTGGAATACCTTGAAGACGGATGAAGATGCTGTTTTTGATAAGGAACTTACTTTCGATGCTGCAGATATTTATCCAATGATCACTTATGGAACGAATCCAGGAATGGGAATTTCAATTCATGAAACGATTCCTGTACCTCAAAATGAATCTGAAGCGAAAGCTTTACAGTATATGGGACTTGAAGCTGGACAAACCCCATCCAGTATAAAAATTAATTATGTATTCATCGGAAGTTGTACGAATGCAAGAATTGAAGATTTCAGATCTGCAGCTCAGTATATCAAAGGTAAAAGCAAATCTGAAGCTGTAAAAGCTCTAATTGTTCCCGGTTCTCAGCAAGTGGTAAAACAAATTTATGAAGAAGGTCTGGATAAAATCTTTAACGAGGCAGGATTCCAGATCCGTCAGCCTGGATGTTCAGCTTGTCTGGCGATGAACGATGATAAAATTCCGGAAGGGGAATATTGTGTTTCTACTTCCAACAGAAATTTTGAAGGAAGACAGGGGCAAGGTTCAAGAACTATTCTGGCAAGCCCACTTACAGCAGCAAAGGCTGCTATAGAAGGTAGAATTTCAGCTTTTGAAAGTTTAAATTAA
- the leuD gene encoding 3-isopropylmalate dehydratase small subunit, with amino-acid sequence MQKLVIIKSSAVPLPAENIDTDQIIPARFLKSIDRKGFGENLFRDWRYNIHTHEPNPDFVLNNPKFEGEILVAGNNFGCGSSREHAAWALTDYGFKVIISSYFADIFKGNALNNGLLPVKVSEEFLKEILEGINESPNNEIAIDVELQSISFKETTETFELDSYKKICLLNGYDDIDFLISKKQAITEFELKTQKKNEQQLF; translated from the coding sequence ATGCAAAAATTAGTTATTATAAAATCTAGTGCCGTTCCATTGCCGGCAGAAAATATAGATACGGATCAGATTATTCCGGCAAGATTCTTAAAAAGTATTGACAGAAAAGGGTTTGGTGAAAACCTGTTCAGAGATTGGAGGTATAATATTCATACTCATGAACCTAATCCTGATTTTGTTCTGAATAATCCAAAATTTGAAGGTGAAATCTTAGTGGCGGGAAATAATTTTGGATGTGGAAGCAGCCGTGAGCATGCTGCCTGGGCATTAACAGATTATGGATTCAAGGTAATTATTTCCAGTTATTTCGCTGATATTTTTAAGGGAAATGCTTTAAATAACGGTCTTCTTCCTGTAAAAGTTTCTGAAGAATTTTTAAAAGAAATTTTAGAGGGAATTAATGAAAGTCCAAACAATGAAATTGCGATTGATGTAGAATTGCAATCTATCAGTTTTAAAGAAACCACCGAAACTTTTGAATTGGATTCTTATAAGAAAATATGCCTTTTGAATGGCTATGACGATATTGATTTTTTAATCAGCAAAAAACAGGCGATCACAGAATTTGAACTAAAAACACAGAAAAAAAATGAACAACAATTATTTTAA
- the leuB gene encoding 3-isopropylmalate dehydrogenase: MNNNYFKIAVLPGDGIGPEIISESMKILDVIAEAFQYKFEFDYGLVGAEAIFKTGDPLPEETLKICKESDAVLFGAIGDPAFDNNPEAKVRPEQGLLKLRKELGLFANIRPLKTYASLIEKSPLKREIIEGADIQIFRELVSGIYFGEKFTDPEGAYAYDVCKYSREDILPIAHMAFQEAQKRNKKLTLIDKANVLDTSRLWRKICQEIASEYPDVQLDYMFVDNAAMQLILNPKQFDVILTENMFGDIISDEASVIGGSIGLLPSASVGEKNALFEPIHGSYPQAKGKGIANPIASILSVAMMLDHLGLQPAANKLRQSVEHAIENKYVTIDLNTKQYYSTSEVGSFIADHIKYSEKSYYNFENVKIGKSTIV, translated from the coding sequence ATGAACAACAATTATTTTAAAATCGCAGTTCTTCCAGGAGATGGAATCGGGCCGGAAATTATCAGCGAAAGCATGAAAATTTTGGATGTGATAGCGGAAGCTTTTCAGTACAAATTTGAATTCGATTATGGGCTGGTTGGGGCGGAAGCTATTTTTAAAACTGGAGATCCGTTACCTGAAGAAACACTTAAGATTTGTAAAGAATCAGATGCTGTACTTTTTGGAGCGATAGGAGATCCTGCATTTGACAATAATCCTGAAGCTAAGGTAAGACCAGAACAAGGGTTATTGAAACTTCGTAAAGAATTAGGATTATTTGCCAATATCCGTCCTTTAAAAACGTATGCTTCCCTGATTGAAAAAAGCCCGCTTAAAAGAGAAATCATTGAAGGAGCTGATATTCAAATTTTCAGAGAATTGGTAAGCGGAATTTATTTCGGTGAGAAATTTACAGATCCGGAAGGTGCTTATGCTTATGATGTGTGCAAATACAGCAGAGAAGATATTCTTCCAATTGCTCATATGGCATTTCAGGAAGCACAGAAAAGAAATAAAAAGCTGACATTAATTGATAAAGCCAACGTTTTGGATACTTCAAGATTATGGAGAAAGATTTGTCAGGAAATCGCTTCTGAATATCCCGATGTACAATTAGACTATATGTTTGTAGATAACGCAGCCATGCAGTTGATCCTTAATCCTAAACAGTTTGATGTCATTTTGACGGAAAATATGTTCGGGGATATTATTTCTGATGAAGCGAGTGTGATTGGAGGATCTATCGGATTACTTCCTTCAGCATCAGTAGGAGAGAAGAATGCCTTGTTTGAGCCTATTCACGGTTCTTACCCTCAGGCTAAAGGAAAAGGAATTGCTAATCCTATAGCTTCTATTTTAAGCGTGGCGATGATGCTTGATCATCTTGGATTACAGCCTGCTGCCAATAAGCTGAGACAGTCTGTAGAACACGCTATTGAAAACAAATATGTTACAATAGACCTTAATACTAAGCAATATTATTCTACGAGCGAAGTAGGAAGCTTTATTGCAGACCATATTAAATATTCCGAGAAATCATATTATAATTTCGAGAATGTAAAAATTGGAAAATCCACCATTGTATAG
- a CDS encoding DUF4230 domain-containing protein, translating to MRNYKPIISFAAGAGVMVLLFFGLKSCLNLGKKTEKSDYYILTNQISKMNKMVVIEQNNSSMQKTKMGYEFMGKEVSSNSIITFTKTSAQVSYDLNKMKIEVDSINKKLVITELPDADIKIIPSVEIQSLDDSFFNRISEKDIKNVTAKAKETAIKSIDQNQLRTEGRKQLMENLDNIFVLAKALNYTIEDKTGKIGILGL from the coding sequence TTGAGAAATTATAAACCAATTATATCGTTTGCAGCCGGTGCCGGTGTTATGGTCCTTTTGTTCTTTGGACTTAAATCCTGTCTTAATCTTGGGAAGAAAACGGAAAAGTCGGATTATTATATCCTGACTAATCAGATCTCCAAAATGAACAAGATGGTGGTGATAGAACAAAACAATTCTAGCATGCAGAAAACCAAAATGGGCTATGAATTTATGGGCAAGGAAGTTTCAAGTAACAGTATCATTACCTTTACCAAAACCAGCGCACAGGTTTCTTATGATCTGAATAAAATGAAGATTGAAGTAGATTCCATCAACAAAAAGCTGGTGATCACTGAACTTCCTGATGCAGACATAAAAATTATACCTAGCGTTGAGATTCAGTCTCTGGATGATTCTTTTTTTAATAGAATTTCTGAAAAAGACATTAAAAACGTTACTGCAAAAGCTAAGGAAACTGCGATTAAATCTATTGATCAAAATCAGCTGAGAACTGAGGGGCGTAAGCAATTAATGGAAAATCTTGATAATATTTTTGTTTTGGCAAAGGCTTTGAATTATACTATAGAAGATAAGACCGGAAAGATCGGTATTCTTGGACTCTAA